A section of the Mastomys coucha isolate ucsf_1 unplaced genomic scaffold, UCSF_Mcou_1 pScaffold15, whole genome shotgun sequence genome encodes:
- the LOC116092202 gene encoding olfactory receptor 4C15-like: protein MQNQSVITEFVFLGLSENPNVQKLIFIICLLVYIATIGGNMTIVVTVVCSPALLGSPMYFFLAFLSLLDASFSSAMTPKMIVDSLYKRKTISFEGCMIQLFAEHFFGGAEVIVLSAMAYDRYVAICKPLHYSSIMTRRLCGTLVGVAWAGGFLHSIIQIIFTLQLPFCGPNIIDHFICDLYPLLELACTDTHIFGLLVVANSGFICILIFSLLLVSYGFILLSLRSHSSEGRWKALSTCGSHIAVVVLFFVPCIFTYARPPTAFSFDKMVAIFYTMLSPLLNPMIYTFRNKNMKNAIRKVWKRLIVDSDKK, encoded by the coding sequence ATGCAAAACCAGAGTGTTATAACTGAATTTGTGTTCCTGGGACTTTCAGAGAATCCAAATGTTCAAAAACTAATATTTATCATATGTTTACTCGTCTACATTGCAACTATTGGGGGCAACATGACGATTGTGGTAACTGTTGTCTGTAGTCCTGCACTGCTGGGTTCTCCCATGTATTTCTTCCtggctttcttgtctttactGGATGCAAGCTTCTCCTCTGCCATGACACCCAAAATGATTGTAGACTCTCTCTACAAGAGAAAAACCATCTCCTTTGAAGGATGCATGATACAACTTTTTGCTGAACACTTCTTTGGTGGGGCTGAGGTAATTGTCCTATCAGCCATGGCCTATGACCGTTATGTTGCTATTTGCAAGCCTTTACACTACTCTTCCATCATGACCCGGCGGCTCTGTGGTACTCTAGTGGGCGTGGCCTGGGCAGGAGGATTCTTACACTCTATTATTCAAATTATCTTTACTTTGCAGCTGCCTTTCTGTGGGCCCAATATCATTGATCACTTCATATGTGATTTGTACCCATTATTGGAGCTTGCTTGCACTGACACTCACATCTTTGGCCTTTTGGTGGTTGCCAACAGTGGGTTTATTTGCATCTTAATCTTCTCTTTATTGCTTGTCTCTTATGGTTTtatcttgctgtctctgagatCTCATAGTTCTGAGGGACGATGGAAAGCTCTGTCTACTTGTGGGTCCCATATTGCTGTTGTGGTCTTGTTCTTTGTcccatgtatatttacatatgcaaGACCTCCTACTGCATTCTCCTTTGACAAAATGGTAGCAATATTTTATACCATGCTATCCCCGTTGCTTAATCCTATGATTTACACTTTTAGGAACAAGAACATGAAAAATGCCATAAGGAAAGTGTGGAAGAGATTGATAGTAGAttcagataaaaaataa